In Rutidosis leptorrhynchoides isolate AG116_Rl617_1_P2 chromosome 2, CSIRO_AGI_Rlap_v1, whole genome shotgun sequence, one genomic interval encodes:
- the LOC139892318 gene encoding peroxisomal membrane protein 11A, which yields MEPNSSTNLTSPSPSSTKSKSNPTKKRDFLLHLEAYLAKRDGVDKLLKISRYAAKIILSSDTIPTTHPFHRRLKTFESNVGLSRKAFRLGKFIQDINSFRSAKLDSKHDLVLAIVAYGGEGLYYFVEQLVWLTKSGLIDATYARKLQLISAWAELIGYIGSISLKIRDLKGIVKDEECLVTGIEIRVLRGDGIEIENEKLKKLREKKLMKKLSLVQDVADGLMAVADVRDGKGRLSAPLLLASAGMLSAVISTHKNWLSC from the coding sequence ATGGAACCCAACTCATCAACAAACCTCACATCACCTTCACCTTCTTCAACCAAATCAAAATCAAACCCCAccaaaaaacgtgactttttactcCACCTCGAAGCATACCTCGCCAAACGTGACGGCGTCGACAAACTCCTCAAAATCTCACGATACGCCGCCAAAATCATCTTATCTTCCGATACGATCCCAACCACGCACCCGTTCCACCGCCGTCTCAAAACCTTCGAATCCAACGTCGGATTAAGCCGTAAAGCCTTCCGTTTAGGTAAATTCATTCAGGATATCAATTCATTTCGGTCAGCTAAACTCGATTCCAAACACGATCTTGTACTCGCGATCGTTGCTTATGGGGGTGAGGGTTTGTACTATTTCGTCGAACAGTTGGTGTGGCTAACGAAATCAGGGTTGATTGATGCAACCTACGCGCGTAAATTGCAATTGATTAGTGCGTGGGCGGAATTGATTGGGTATATTGGGAGTATTAGTTTGAAAATTAGGGATTTGAAGGGGATTGTGAAAGATGAGGAGTGTTTGGTAACGGggattgaaattagggttttgagagGTGATGGTATTGAAATTGAGAATGAGAAGTTGAAAAAATTGAGGGAAAAGAAGTTGATGAAGAAATTGTCGTTGGTGCAAGATGTGGCGGATGGATTGATGGCGGTGGCGGATGTTCGTGACGGAAAAGGGCGGTTGTCGGCCCCGTTATTATTGGCGTCGGCTGGGATGTTGTCGGCGGTCATTAGTACTCATAAGAATTGGTTATCTTGTTGA
- the LOC139892319 gene encoding lysophospholipid acyltransferase LPEAT1-like isoform X2 — MDSELNTLPPSYPPPPPPPPHFQSNHEHGPTNDDLPLLKTTTRSTTTATTSGDSDDNTSVSTAPEPDIEELEKKYSAFVRNDMYGTMGRGKLPWTQKFLLGIALITLFPLRVVSGTLLVVVYYLICKGCTLFLVPNKEDEQEDYAHMGGWRRNVMYWVGRVLSRAMLFVFGFYWIKETNRNPDIDRKFNDDELDANDDSKEKERPGVIISNHVSHLDILYHMSSSFPSFVAKRSVGKLPLVGLISKCLGCVYVQRESKSSNFKGVSGVVNDRINESLRNKSAPMMMLFPEGTTTNGDYILPFKTGAFLSKAPVLPIILKYPYQKFSPAWDTISGFVNYITVLRLPIYYPSQEEKDDPKLYAENVRRLIAREGNLKMSDIGLPEKRVYHAAIHGLFS; from the exons ATGGATTCAGAACTCAATACCTTACCCCCTTCATATCCACctccaccaccacctccaccacatTTTCAATCCAATCACGAACACGGTCCCACTAACGACGATCTTCCCCTCCTCAAAACCACCACtcgttccaccaccaccgccaccacctCCGGCGATAGCGATGACAACACATCGGTATCCACCGCACCGGAACCAGACATCGAAGAACTCGAAAAGAAATACTCTGCATTTGTACGTAATGATATGTACGGTACAATGGGACGTGGCAAATTACCTTGGACACAGAAATTTTTACTCGGTATTGCGTTGATCACGCTGTTTCCGTTGCGTGTGGTGTCCGGTACGTTGCTTGTTGTGGTTTATTATTTGATTTGTAAGGGGTGTACTCTGTTTTTGGTTCCGAATAAAGAAGATGAACAGGAGGATTATGCACATATGGGGGGATGGAGAAGAAATGTTATGTATTGGGTTGGGAGAGTTCTTTCGAGAGCTATGCTTTTCGTTTTCGGGTTTTATTGGATTAAGGAGACTAATAGGAATCCCGATATCGATCGCAAATTCAACGATGATGAG TTGGATGCTAATGATGATAGTAAGGAAAAGGAAAGGCCTGGAGTAATTATATCGAATCACGTTTCGCATTTGGATATTTTATACCATATGTCTTCCTCATTTCCTAGCTTCGTTGCCAAG AGATCAGTGGGCAAACTTCCTCTTGTTGGCCTTATCAG CAAGTGCCTTGGGTGTGTATATGTTCAACGGGAGTCAAAATCATCTAATTTCAAGGGTGTTTCAG GTGTTGTGAATGACAGAATTAATGAATCCCTCCGGAATAAGTCTGCACCTATGATGATGCTTTTCCCAG aAGGAACAACTACAAATGGGGACTATATACTTCCATTTAAAACCGGTGCATTTTTGTCTAAAGCTCCTGTTCTACCCATTATCTTGAAATACCCGTATCAAAAATTTAGCCCAGCATGGGACACCATATCTGGG TTTGTAAATTATATTACAGTACTGAGATTACCAATCTACTACCCTTcacaagaagaaaaagatgatccaaAACTATATGCAGAAAATGTTCGCAGATTGATAGCTCGTGAG GGGAACCTAAAAATGTCAGATATTGGGTTGCCAGAGAAGCGAGTATATCACGCAGCTATCCATG GTTTGTTTTCTTAA
- the LOC139892319 gene encoding lysophospholipid acyltransferase LPEAT1-like isoform X1 — MDSELNTLPPSYPPPPPPPPHFQSNHEHGPTNDDLPLLKTTTRSTTTATTSGDSDDNTSVSTAPEPDIEELEKKYSAFVRNDMYGTMGRGKLPWTQKFLLGIALITLFPLRVVSGTLLVVVYYLICKGCTLFLVPNKEDEQEDYAHMGGWRRNVMYWVGRVLSRAMLFVFGFYWIKETNRNPDIDRKFNDDELDANDDSKEKERPGVIISNHVSHLDILYHMSSSFPSFVAKRSVGKLPLVGLISKCLGCVYVQRESKSSNFKGVSGVVNDRINESLRNKSAPMMMLFPEGTTTNGDYILPFKTGAFLSKAPVLPIILKYPYQKFSPAWDTISGKRHVILLLCQFVNYITVLRLPIYYPSQEEKDDPKLYAENVRRLIAREGNLKMSDIGLPEKRVYHAAIHGLFS; from the exons ATGGATTCAGAACTCAATACCTTACCCCCTTCATATCCACctccaccaccacctccaccacatTTTCAATCCAATCACGAACACGGTCCCACTAACGACGATCTTCCCCTCCTCAAAACCACCACtcgttccaccaccaccgccaccacctCCGGCGATAGCGATGACAACACATCGGTATCCACCGCACCGGAACCAGACATCGAAGAACTCGAAAAGAAATACTCTGCATTTGTACGTAATGATATGTACGGTACAATGGGACGTGGCAAATTACCTTGGACACAGAAATTTTTACTCGGTATTGCGTTGATCACGCTGTTTCCGTTGCGTGTGGTGTCCGGTACGTTGCTTGTTGTGGTTTATTATTTGATTTGTAAGGGGTGTACTCTGTTTTTGGTTCCGAATAAAGAAGATGAACAGGAGGATTATGCACATATGGGGGGATGGAGAAGAAATGTTATGTATTGGGTTGGGAGAGTTCTTTCGAGAGCTATGCTTTTCGTTTTCGGGTTTTATTGGATTAAGGAGACTAATAGGAATCCCGATATCGATCGCAAATTCAACGATGATGAG TTGGATGCTAATGATGATAGTAAGGAAAAGGAAAGGCCTGGAGTAATTATATCGAATCACGTTTCGCATTTGGATATTTTATACCATATGTCTTCCTCATTTCCTAGCTTCGTTGCCAAG AGATCAGTGGGCAAACTTCCTCTTGTTGGCCTTATCAG CAAGTGCCTTGGGTGTGTATATGTTCAACGGGAGTCAAAATCATCTAATTTCAAGGGTGTTTCAG GTGTTGTGAATGACAGAATTAATGAATCCCTCCGGAATAAGTCTGCACCTATGATGATGCTTTTCCCAG aAGGAACAACTACAAATGGGGACTATATACTTCCATTTAAAACCGGTGCATTTTTGTCTAAAGCTCCTGTTCTACCCATTATCTTGAAATACCCGTATCAAAAATTTAGCCCAGCATGGGACACCATATCTGGG AAACGTCATGTGATTTTGCTGTTATGTCAGTTTGTAAATTATATTACAGTACTGAGATTACCAATCTACTACCCTTcacaagaagaaaaagatgatccaaAACTATATGCAGAAAATGTTCGCAGATTGATAGCTCGTGAG GGGAACCTAAAAATGTCAGATATTGGGTTGCCAGAGAAGCGAGTATATCACGCAGCTATCCATG GTTTGTTTTCTTAA